The following coding sequences lie in one Arachis stenosperma cultivar V10309 chromosome 5, arast.V10309.gnm1.PFL2, whole genome shotgun sequence genomic window:
- the LOC130983000 gene encoding probable 6-phosphogluconolactonase 2 isoform X2: MDELKTDLADYIAELSDVSVKERGFFAIALSGGSLIGLMGKLCEVPYNKTVDWSKWYIFWADERVVARNHADSNYKLAKDGLLSKVPIVPSHVHSINDSVSAEEAADNYEFVIRQLVKTHVVSVSEINDCPKFDLILLGLGADGHIASLFPNHPALDEREEWVTFITDSPKPPPERITFTLPVINSASNVAVVVTGEGKADALHLAIEEVGPDGSLIPARMVQPTMGKLVWFLDKQAASKLKNSDLNS; this comes from the exons ATGGATGAGCTGAAGACCGATTTGGCAGACTATATTGCTGAATTATCAGATGTGTCAGTGAAGGAGCGCGGATTCTTTGCCATTGCTTTATCTGGTGGTTCTCTCATTGGCTTAATGGG AAAACTTTGCGAAGTTCCTTACAACAAGACAGTGGACTGGTCGAAATGGTATATCTTCTGGGCTGATGAGCGCGTCGTGGCGAGAAACCATGCTGATAGCAATTATAAGCTTGCCAAGGATGGCCTTTTGTCCAAG GTCCCTATTGTACCCAGTCATGTTCATTCCATCAATGATTCTGTGTCAGCAGAAGAAGCAGCTGACAATTACGAGTTTGTCATCCGACAGTTAGTGAAAACCCATGTGGTCAGCGTGTCCGAGATTAACGACTGCCCCAAGTTTGATCTCATTCTTCTCGGATTGGGGGCAGACGGCCATATTGCCTCGTTGTTTCCAAATCACCCGGCCCTTGATGAGAGGGAAGAATGGGTAACTTTCATTACGGACTCCCCCAAACCCCCACCTGAAAGAATCACATTCACCTTGCCTGTTATCAATTCCGCATCCAATGTAGCTGTGGTGGTCACAGGTGAGGGTAAAGCGGATGCCTTACACTTGGCAATAGAAGAAGTTGGACCTGATGGCTCCTTGATACCGGCAAGAATGGTCCAACCGACCATGGGGAAGCTGGTCTGGTTTTTGGATAAGCAGGCTGCCTCAAAGCTTAAAAATTCCGACTTGAACAGTTAG
- the LOC130983000 gene encoding probable 6-phosphogluconolactonase 2 isoform X1, which translates to MALSGAQKDRGDLRIHESMDELKTDLADYIAELSDVSVKERGFFAIALSGGSLIGLMGKLCEVPYNKTVDWSKWYIFWADERVVARNHADSNYKLAKDGLLSKVPIVPSHVHSINDSVSAEEAADNYEFVIRQLVKTHVVSVSEINDCPKFDLILLGLGADGHIASLFPNHPALDEREEWVTFITDSPKPPPERITFTLPVINSASNVAVVVTGEGKADALHLAIEEVGPDGSLIPARMVQPTMGKLVWFLDKQAASKLKNSDLNS; encoded by the exons ATGGCTTTATCTGGTGCTCAGAAGGACAGAggggacttgaggattcatgAGAGTATGGATGAGCTGAAGACCGATTTGGCAGACTATATTGCTGAATTATCAGATGTGTCAGTGAAGGAGCGCGGATTCTTTGCCATTGCTTTATCTGGTGGTTCTCTCATTGGCTTAATGGG AAAACTTTGCGAAGTTCCTTACAACAAGACAGTGGACTGGTCGAAATGGTATATCTTCTGGGCTGATGAGCGCGTCGTGGCGAGAAACCATGCTGATAGCAATTATAAGCTTGCCAAGGATGGCCTTTTGTCCAAG GTCCCTATTGTACCCAGTCATGTTCATTCCATCAATGATTCTGTGTCAGCAGAAGAAGCAGCTGACAATTACGAGTTTGTCATCCGACAGTTAGTGAAAACCCATGTGGTCAGCGTGTCCGAGATTAACGACTGCCCCAAGTTTGATCTCATTCTTCTCGGATTGGGGGCAGACGGCCATATTGCCTCGTTGTTTCCAAATCACCCGGCCCTTGATGAGAGGGAAGAATGGGTAACTTTCATTACGGACTCCCCCAAACCCCCACCTGAAAGAATCACATTCACCTTGCCTGTTATCAATTCCGCATCCAATGTAGCTGTGGTGGTCACAGGTGAGGGTAAAGCGGATGCCTTACACTTGGCAATAGAAGAAGTTGGACCTGATGGCTCCTTGATACCGGCAAGAATGGTCCAACCGACCATGGGGAAGCTGGTCTGGTTTTTGGATAAGCAGGCTGCCTCAAAGCTTAAAAATTCCGACTTGAACAGTTAG